The segment TGAGGCCTGAGGATATTGTTGATTTCAGCGCAAGCATAAATCCTCTTGGGCTTTCACCGAAGGCAGAGGCAGCCATTAAAAATGCCATCTCACTTTTAGGCCATTATCCTGAACCCGGGGCAGAGGCAATAATACATGAGCTGGCATCCTTTCATAATCTGCCTGAAGAGAATATCCTTGCAGGAAATGGCTCATCTCAATTCATATATCTAATCCCTCAGATTTTTCAGCCGAAAAAGGCGCTCTTAGTAGAGCCATGTTTCAGCGAATATAGAAATTCACTTGCAAATAGCTGCGCAATAGATTCATTCCTTTGCAAGGAAGACAATGGCTTTCTTCCTGATATAGACAAACTTTTTGCTGAGATTAAAAATGGTTATGACATTATCTATCTGGGAAACCCAGCAAACCCTGCAGGCGCCATCATTACTAAAAAGACAATCCTTGATATTGCCGCAGAATGCAAAAAATATAAAACAACCCTCATTGTTGACGAGGCGTTTATAGATTTTGTTGAACATGATTCTGTGAAGCGAGAGGCTGTCTTATTTGATAATCTTATTGTCATAAGGTCAATGACCAAGTTTTTTGCGATGCCAGGGTTAAGATTGGGCTATATCATTGCGCATGATAGGATTATAAGTAAGTTTAAGAATCTTATGCCGCCGTGGTCTGTAAATACCCTTGCCATTGCTGCCGGCATCGAAAGCCTTAGAGATAAGGATTATATAACAAAGACGAGAGAATGGCTGGCTTCTGACATGCCTTGTTTTATGGAAGGCCTTAAAACCGTGCCTTATGTTAAAACCTATCCGACAAAGGTCAATTATATGCTTGTTAAGATACT is part of the Deltaproteobacteria bacterium genome and harbors:
- the cobD gene encoding threonine-phosphate decarboxylase CobD, which codes for MNKTHGGNIWKIAKENELRPEDIVDFSASINPLGLSPKAEAAIKNAISLLGHYPEPGAEAIIHELASFHNLPEENILAGNGSSQFIYLIPQIFQPKKALLVEPCFSEYRNSLANSCAIDSFLCKEDNGFLPDIDKLFAEIKNGYDIIYLGNPANPAGAIITKKTILDIAAECKKYKTTLIVDEAFIDFVEHDSVKREAVLFDNLIVIRSMTKFFAMPGLRLGYIIAHDRIISKFKNLMPPWSVNTLAIAAGIESLRDKDYITKTREWLASDMPCFMEGLKTVPYVKTYPTKVNYMLVKILFNDIIAADIQKQLLKNGILIRDCGDFIGLGSSFFRLAVREKEENRLLIDCINKMFVNLK